In Bos mutus isolate GX-2022 chromosome 2, NWIPB_WYAK_1.1, whole genome shotgun sequence, one DNA window encodes the following:
- the CXCR1 gene encoding C-X-C chemokine receptor type 1, with product MVGDSVFQPDHTMTIILKDLSNSSYLWEGFEDEFENYSGTPPTEDYDYSPCEISTETLNKYAVVVIYALVFLLSLLGNSLVMLVILYSRIGRSVTDVYLLNLAMADLLFAMTLPIWAASKAKGWIFGTPLCKVVSLLKEVNFYSGILLLACISMDRYLAIVHATRTLTQKRHWVKFICLGIWALSVILALPIFIFREAYQPPYSDLVCYEDLGANTTKWRMIMRVLPQTFGFLLPLLVMLFCYGFTLRTLFSAQMGHKHRAMRVIFAVVLVFLLCWLPYNLVLIADTLMRAHVIAETCQRRNDIGRALDATEILGFLHSCLNPLIYVFIGQKFRHGLLRIMAIRGLISKEFLAKDGRPSFVGSSSGNTSTTL from the exons ATGGTTGGTGACTCAG tctTTCAACCAGATCACACCATGACAATCATCCTGAAAGATTTATCTAATAGCAGTTATTTGTGGGAGGGGTTTGAGGATGAGTTTGAAAATTACAGCGGCACGCCACCCACAGAAGACTATGATTATAGTCCCTGTGAGATAAGCACTGAGACACTCAACAAGTATGCTGTGGTCGTCATCTATGCCCTGGTCTTCTTGCTAAGCCTCCTGGGAAACTCCCTGGTGATGCTGGTCATCTTATACAGCCGGATTGGTCGCTCTGTCACTGATGTCTACCTGCTGAACCTGGCCATGGCTGACCTGCTCTTTGCCATGACCTTGCCTATCTGGGCCGCCTCCAAGGCAAAGGGCTGGATCTTTGGCACACCCCTGTGCAAGGTGGTCTCACTCCTGAAGGAAGTGAACTTCTACAGCGGTATTCTACTGCTGGCCTGCATCAGCATGGACCGCTACCTGGCCATTGTCCATGCCACACGCACGCTGACCCAGAAGCGGCACTGGGTCAAGTTCATATGTTTAGGCATCTGGGCCCTGTCCGTGATCCTGGCCCTGCCCATCTTCATCTTCCGTGAGGCCTATCAACCACCATACTCCGACCTAGTCTGCTACGAGGACCTGGGTGCCAATACAACGAAATGGCGGATGATAATGAGGGTCCTGCCCCAGACCTTTGGCTTCCTCCTGCCCCTGCTGGTCATGCTGTTCTGCTACGGATTCACCCTGCGCACGCTGTTTTCAGCCCAAATGGGGCACAAGCACCGGGCCATGCGGGTCATCTTTGCTGTTGTGCTCGTCTTCCTGCTCTGCTGGCTGCCCTACAACCTGGTCCTGATCGCGGACACCCTCATGAGGGCCCATGTGATTGCTGAGACCTGTCAGCGCCGCAACGACATTGGCCGGGCCCTGGATGCCACCGAGATCCTGGGCTTCCTGCACAGCTGCCTCAACCCCCTCATCTACGTCTTCATTGGCCAGAAGTTTCGCCACGGACTCCTCAGGATCATGGCCATCCGTGGCCTGATCAGTAAGGAGTTCCTGGCCAAGGATGGCAGGCCTTCCTTTGTTGGCTCTTCTTCAGGGAACACATCTACTACCCTCTGA
- the LOC102269514 gene encoding C-X-C chemokine receptor type 2 isoform X2: MYLRGTNRISNMHLPSTVKHPHQRRAETKFTSNIEGFNWENYSDEDFGNYSYNTDLPSILTDSAPCRPEILDINKHAVVVIYALVFLLSLLGNSLVMLVILYSRIGRSVTDVYLLNLAMADLLFAMTLPIWAASKAKGWVFGTPLCKVVSLLKEVNFYSGILLLACISMDRYLAIVHATRTLTQKRHWVKFICLGIWALSVILALPVFIFRRAIHPPYSSAVCYEDMGANTTKWRMVMRVLPQTFGFLLPLLVMLFCYGFTLRTLFSAQMGQKHRAMRVIFAVVLVFLLCWLPYNLVLIVDTLMRAHVIAETCQRRNDIGRALDATEILGFLHSCLNPLIYVFIGQKFRHGLLKIMAIHGLISKEFLAKDGRPSFVGSSSGNTSTTL, from the exons ATGTACCTGCGAGGCACAAATCGGATCTCAAATATGCATCTCCCTTCAACTGTCAAACATCCTCACCAGAGACGG GCTGAAACAAAATTTACTTCAAATATAGAAGGATTTAACTGGGAAAATTACAGCGATGAAGATTTTGGCAATTACAGTTACAACACTGACCTGCCCTCTATTCTAACAGACTCTGCCCCATGTCGGCCAGAAATTCTGGATATCAATAAGCATGCTGTAGTCGTCATCTATGCCCTGGTCTTCTTGCTAAGCCTCCTGGGAAACTCCCTGGTGATGCTGGTCATCTTATACAGCCGGATTGGTCGCTCTGTCACTGATGTCTACCTGCTGAACCTGGCCATGGCTGACCTGCTCTTCGCCATGACCTTGCCTATCTGGGCCGCCTCCAAGGCAAAGGGTTGGGTCTTCGGCACACCCCTGTGCAAGGTGGTCTCACTCCTGAAGGAAGTGAACTTCTACAGCGGTATTCTACTGCTGGCCTGCATCAGCATGGACCGCTACCTGGCCATTGTCCATGCCACACGCACGCTGACCCAGAAGCGGCACTGGGTCAAGTTCATATGTTTAGGCATCTGGGCCCTGTCCGTGATCCTGGCCCTGCCCGTCTTCATCTTCCGCAGGGCCATCCACCCACCCTATTCCAGTGCAGTCTGCTATGAGGACATGGGTGCCAATACAACGAAATGGCGAATGGTGATGAGGGTCCTGCCCCAGACCTTTGGCTTCCTCCTGCCCCTGCTGGTCATGCTGTTCTGCTACGGATTCACCCTGCGCACGCTGTTTTCAGCCCAAATGGGGCAGAAGCACCGGGCCATGCGGGTCATCTTTGCTGTCGTGCTCGTCTTCCTGCTCTGCTGGCTGCCCTACAACCTGGTCCTGATCGTGGACACCCTCATGAGGGCCCATGTGATTGCCGAGACCTGTCAGCGCCGCAACGACATTGGCCGGGCCCTGGATGCCACCGAGATCCTGGGCTTCCTGCACAGCTGCCTCAACCCCCTCATCTACGTCTTCATTGGCCAGAAGTTTCGCCACGGACTCCTCAAGATCATGGCCATCCATGGCCTGATCAGCAAGGAGTTCTTGGCCAAGGATGGCAGGCCTTCCTTTGTTGGCTCTTCTTCAGGGAACACGTCTACTACCCTCTGA
- the LOC102269514 gene encoding C-X-C chemokine receptor type 2 isoform X3 produces MAETKFTSNIEGFNWENYSDEDFGNYSYNTDLPSILTDSAPCRPEILDINKHAVVVIYALVFLLSLLGNSLVMLVILYSRIGRSVTDVYLLNLAMADLLFAMTLPIWAASKAKGWVFGTPLCKVVSLLKEVNFYSGILLLACISMDRYLAIVHATRTLTQKRHWVKFICLGIWALSVILALPVFIFRRAIHPPYSSAVCYEDMGANTTKWRMVMRVLPQTFGFLLPLLVMLFCYGFTLRTLFSAQMGQKHRAMRVIFAVVLVFLLCWLPYNLVLIVDTLMRAHVIAETCQRRNDIGRALDATEILGFLHSCLNPLIYVFIGQKFRHGLLKIMAIHGLISKEFLAKDGRPSFVGSSSGNTSTTL; encoded by the exons ATG GCTGAAACAAAATTTACTTCAAATATAGAAGGATTTAACTGGGAAAATTACAGCGATGAAGATTTTGGCAATTACAGTTACAACACTGACCTGCCCTCTATTCTAACAGACTCTGCCCCATGTCGGCCAGAAATTCTGGATATCAATAAGCATGCTGTAGTCGTCATCTATGCCCTGGTCTTCTTGCTAAGCCTCCTGGGAAACTCCCTGGTGATGCTGGTCATCTTATACAGCCGGATTGGTCGCTCTGTCACTGATGTCTACCTGCTGAACCTGGCCATGGCTGACCTGCTCTTCGCCATGACCTTGCCTATCTGGGCCGCCTCCAAGGCAAAGGGTTGGGTCTTCGGCACACCCCTGTGCAAGGTGGTCTCACTCCTGAAGGAAGTGAACTTCTACAGCGGTATTCTACTGCTGGCCTGCATCAGCATGGACCGCTACCTGGCCATTGTCCATGCCACACGCACGCTGACCCAGAAGCGGCACTGGGTCAAGTTCATATGTTTAGGCATCTGGGCCCTGTCCGTGATCCTGGCCCTGCCCGTCTTCATCTTCCGCAGGGCCATCCACCCACCCTATTCCAGTGCAGTCTGCTATGAGGACATGGGTGCCAATACAACGAAATGGCGAATGGTGATGAGGGTCCTGCCCCAGACCTTTGGCTTCCTCCTGCCCCTGCTGGTCATGCTGTTCTGCTACGGATTCACCCTGCGCACGCTGTTTTCAGCCCAAATGGGGCAGAAGCACCGGGCCATGCGGGTCATCTTTGCTGTCGTGCTCGTCTTCCTGCTCTGCTGGCTGCCCTACAACCTGGTCCTGATCGTGGACACCCTCATGAGGGCCCATGTGATTGCCGAGACCTGTCAGCGCCGCAACGACATTGGCCGGGCCCTGGATGCCACCGAGATCCTGGGCTTCCTGCACAGCTGCCTCAACCCCCTCATCTACGTCTTCATTGGCCAGAAGTTTCGCCACGGACTCCTCAAGATCATGGCCATCCATGGCCTGATCAGCAAGGAGTTCTTGGCCAAGGATGGCAGGCCTTCCTTTGTTGGCTCTTCTTCAGGGAACACGTCTACTACCCTCTGA
- the LOC102269514 gene encoding C-X-C chemokine receptor type 2 isoform X4 produces MLVILYSRIGRSVTDVYLLNLAMADLLFAMTLPIWAASKAKGWVFGTPLCKVVSLLKEVNFYSGILLLACISMDRYLAIVHATRTLTQKRHWVKFICLGIWALSVILALPVFIFRRAIHPPYSSAVCYEDMGANTTKWRMVMRVLPQTFGFLLPLLVMLFCYGFTLRTLFSAQMGQKHRAMRVIFAVVLVFLLCWLPYNLVLIVDTLMRAHVIAETCQRRNDIGRALDATEILGFLHSCLNPLIYVFIGQKFRHGLLKIMAIHGLISKEFLAKDGRPSFVGSSSGNTSTTL; encoded by the coding sequence ATGCTGGTCATCTTATACAGCCGGATTGGTCGCTCTGTCACTGATGTCTACCTGCTGAACCTGGCCATGGCTGACCTGCTCTTCGCCATGACCTTGCCTATCTGGGCCGCCTCCAAGGCAAAGGGTTGGGTCTTCGGCACACCCCTGTGCAAGGTGGTCTCACTCCTGAAGGAAGTGAACTTCTACAGCGGTATTCTACTGCTGGCCTGCATCAGCATGGACCGCTACCTGGCCATTGTCCATGCCACACGCACGCTGACCCAGAAGCGGCACTGGGTCAAGTTCATATGTTTAGGCATCTGGGCCCTGTCCGTGATCCTGGCCCTGCCCGTCTTCATCTTCCGCAGGGCCATCCACCCACCCTATTCCAGTGCAGTCTGCTATGAGGACATGGGTGCCAATACAACGAAATGGCGAATGGTGATGAGGGTCCTGCCCCAGACCTTTGGCTTCCTCCTGCCCCTGCTGGTCATGCTGTTCTGCTACGGATTCACCCTGCGCACGCTGTTTTCAGCCCAAATGGGGCAGAAGCACCGGGCCATGCGGGTCATCTTTGCTGTCGTGCTCGTCTTCCTGCTCTGCTGGCTGCCCTACAACCTGGTCCTGATCGTGGACACCCTCATGAGGGCCCATGTGATTGCCGAGACCTGTCAGCGCCGCAACGACATTGGCCGGGCCCTGGATGCCACCGAGATCCTGGGCTTCCTGCACAGCTGCCTCAACCCCCTCATCTACGTCTTCATTGGCCAGAAGTTTCGCCACGGACTCCTCAAGATCATGGCCATCCATGGCCTGATCAGCAAGGAGTTCTTGGCCAAGGATGGCAGGCCTTCCTTTGTTGGCTCTTCTTCAGGGAACACGTCTACTACCCTCTGA
- the LOC102269514 gene encoding C-X-C chemokine receptor type 2 isoform X1: protein MATHSSVLAWRIPGTGEPGGLPSMGSQSRTQLKQLSSSSSSEYKAETKFTSNIEGFNWENYSDEDFGNYSYNTDLPSILTDSAPCRPEILDINKHAVVVIYALVFLLSLLGNSLVMLVILYSRIGRSVTDVYLLNLAMADLLFAMTLPIWAASKAKGWVFGTPLCKVVSLLKEVNFYSGILLLACISMDRYLAIVHATRTLTQKRHWVKFICLGIWALSVILALPVFIFRRAIHPPYSSAVCYEDMGANTTKWRMVMRVLPQTFGFLLPLLVMLFCYGFTLRTLFSAQMGQKHRAMRVIFAVVLVFLLCWLPYNLVLIVDTLMRAHVIAETCQRRNDIGRALDATEILGFLHSCLNPLIYVFIGQKFRHGLLKIMAIHGLISKEFLAKDGRPSFVGSSSGNTSTTL from the exons atggcaacccactccagtgttcttgcctggagaatcccagggacgggggagcctggtgggctgccgtctatggggtcgcagagtcggacacaactgaagcaacttagcagcagcagcagcagtgagtataAG GCTGAAACAAAATTTACTTCAAATATAGAAGGATTTAACTGGGAAAATTACAGCGATGAAGATTTTGGCAATTACAGTTACAACACTGACCTGCCCTCTATTCTAACAGACTCTGCCCCATGTCGGCCAGAAATTCTGGATATCAATAAGCATGCTGTAGTCGTCATCTATGCCCTGGTCTTCTTGCTAAGCCTCCTGGGAAACTCCCTGGTGATGCTGGTCATCTTATACAGCCGGATTGGTCGCTCTGTCACTGATGTCTACCTGCTGAACCTGGCCATGGCTGACCTGCTCTTCGCCATGACCTTGCCTATCTGGGCCGCCTCCAAGGCAAAGGGTTGGGTCTTCGGCACACCCCTGTGCAAGGTGGTCTCACTCCTGAAGGAAGTGAACTTCTACAGCGGTATTCTACTGCTGGCCTGCATCAGCATGGACCGCTACCTGGCCATTGTCCATGCCACACGCACGCTGACCCAGAAGCGGCACTGGGTCAAGTTCATATGTTTAGGCATCTGGGCCCTGTCCGTGATCCTGGCCCTGCCCGTCTTCATCTTCCGCAGGGCCATCCACCCACCCTATTCCAGTGCAGTCTGCTATGAGGACATGGGTGCCAATACAACGAAATGGCGAATGGTGATGAGGGTCCTGCCCCAGACCTTTGGCTTCCTCCTGCCCCTGCTGGTCATGCTGTTCTGCTACGGATTCACCCTGCGCACGCTGTTTTCAGCCCAAATGGGGCAGAAGCACCGGGCCATGCGGGTCATCTTTGCTGTCGTGCTCGTCTTCCTGCTCTGCTGGCTGCCCTACAACCTGGTCCTGATCGTGGACACCCTCATGAGGGCCCATGTGATTGCCGAGACCTGTCAGCGCCGCAACGACATTGGCCGGGCCCTGGATGCCACCGAGATCCTGGGCTTCCTGCACAGCTGCCTCAACCCCCTCATCTACGTCTTCATTGGCCAGAAGTTTCGCCACGGACTCCTCAAGATCATGGCCATCCATGGCCTGATCAGCAAGGAGTTCTTGGCCAAGGATGGCAGGCCTTCCTTTGTTGGCTCTTCTTCAGGGAACACGTCTACTACCCTCTGA